A region from the Desulfitobacterium dehalogenans ATCC 51507 genome encodes:
- a CDS encoding TIGR01440 family protein yields the protein MNFEDMNKAWNQVLDEFFSQANLRPRQIVVLGCSTSEVMGQHIGKASSEEVADALLPPLLAKVRARELYLAVQGCEHLNRALVVEEACVEHYGLDAVTVVPSLSAGGSMAVKAWQTYKEPMMVETIRGHAGIDVGDTFIGMHLRPVVVPIRPSIKEIGHAHLTMARTRPRLIGGPRAMYPVV from the coding sequence ATGAATTTTGAGGATATGAATAAAGCTTGGAATCAGGTTTTAGATGAATTCTTTTCTCAAGCTAATTTAAGACCCCGGCAAATTGTCGTTCTTGGCTGCAGTACCAGTGAGGTTATGGGACAACATATCGGGAAGGCAAGCAGCGAAGAGGTTGCTGACGCCCTTCTTCCCCCTTTGCTGGCCAAAGTCAGGGCACGGGAACTCTATCTGGCTGTCCAAGGCTGTGAACATTTGAACCGCGCTCTCGTGGTGGAAGAAGCTTGTGTGGAGCATTACGGCCTTGATGCCGTAACCGTTGTCCCCTCGCTATCAGCAGGGGGCTCCATGGCGGTTAAGGCTTGGCAGACCTATAAGGAACCTATGATGGTGGAAACCATTCGCGGTCATGCTGGAATTGATGTGGGAGATACCTTTATCGGGATGCACCTGCGGCCGGTGGTTGTGCCTATACGCCCTTCCATTAAGGAAATTGGCCATGCTCACCTTACCATGGCCAGAACCCGACCACGGCTGATTGGTGGTCCGAGGGCGATGTATCCTGTAGTATAG
- a CDS encoding M23 family metallopeptidase, which yields MNNEGHGQRALYRKGCALLFMCCFWINAWSSDAFSQEEQATYSVVTLQEGQSLDDLAKKYQTTRSQILLDNPSVIANPEATLTIRENTVQEIPAVVEALSRGASLTWSWPVSGPISSDYGWRKGEFHHGIDFAIPHGTEILAAREGKVVKAQWIDIYGLTVLLDHGNGVQSLYAHNQKLLVRPGEWVEQGDRIALAGDTGRSTGPHLHFEIRLNGKAVDPKPYLPRNPT from the coding sequence ATGAATAATGAAGGACATGGGCAGAGGGCATTGTATCGTAAAGGGTGTGCCCTCCTGTTTATGTGTTGTTTCTGGATTAATGCCTGGTCTTCCGATGCTTTTTCTCAAGAAGAACAGGCTACCTATTCTGTAGTCACACTTCAAGAAGGACAAAGCCTTGACGATTTGGCTAAAAAGTATCAGACGACCAGGTCTCAGATTCTGTTGGATAATCCATCGGTAATCGCGAACCCTGAGGCTACACTGACCATTCGGGAGAATACCGTTCAGGAGATCCCTGCGGTGGTCGAAGCCTTATCCCGCGGGGCATCCTTAACCTGGAGCTGGCCGGTCTCTGGCCCCATCAGTTCAGATTATGGCTGGCGAAAGGGAGAATTTCATCATGGTATTGATTTTGCCATTCCCCACGGAACGGAAATTCTTGCCGCTCGCGAGGGCAAGGTCGTTAAAGCCCAATGGATCGATATTTATGGTTTGACCGTGCTTTTGGACCATGGTAATGGAGTGCAAAGCCTTTATGCCCATAATCAAAAACTCCTGGTACGTCCAGGAGAGTGGGTTGAGCAGGGGGATCGTATCGCCTTGGCGGGAGATACGGGAAGAAGTACGGGTCCCCATCTTCATTTTGAGATTCGCTTGAATGGGAAAGCTGTTGACCCCAAGCCCTATTTGCCCCGAAACCCAACCTAA
- a CDS encoding L-threonylcarbamoyladenylate synthase codes for MQTKRVTINAQHPETEWIKEAAQLIREGQLVALPTETVYGLGANAMDANACKEIFKVKGRPQDNPLIVHVSDLEMVKRLVEEWTPQAALCAEKFWPGPLTLVLEKTAFVPDVVSGGLGTVAIRMPKHPVALELIKEAGVPIAAPSANLSGKPSPTQGIHVWKDLKGKIPMILDGGTCSVGVESTVLDLTGEVPTILRPGGITKEELEEVLGEVVVDHPSPNQAPKAPGMKYRHYAPKGDLTLLIGERKNIIRKMSDEIRKGHSRLKKVGILCTLESAPDLHSQLPDLLFVLGSENAPEEVAGNLYEGLRLCDEQDMDIILAEGVSEKGLGFAIMNRLQKASGHRIVRV; via the coding sequence TTGCAAACAAAACGGGTCACGATCAATGCACAGCATCCTGAGACGGAGTGGATTAAGGAGGCGGCCCAGCTGATTCGTGAAGGGCAGTTGGTGGCCTTGCCTACCGAGACGGTCTATGGTTTAGGGGCTAATGCCATGGATGCCAACGCCTGCAAAGAGATTTTTAAAGTCAAGGGCAGGCCTCAGGATAATCCTCTCATCGTTCATGTCTCAGACTTGGAAATGGTCAAAAGGCTGGTGGAGGAATGGACGCCTCAAGCAGCCCTTTGTGCAGAAAAATTTTGGCCAGGCCCTTTGACTCTTGTCTTGGAAAAAACCGCCTTTGTACCGGATGTGGTCAGCGGAGGCCTAGGAACTGTGGCCATTCGGATGCCCAAGCACCCGGTAGCTTTGGAGCTCATTAAGGAAGCCGGGGTTCCTATAGCTGCTCCCAGTGCCAATCTTTCCGGCAAGCCCAGCCCTACCCAGGGAATTCATGTCTGGAAGGATTTAAAAGGCAAGATCCCCATGATTTTGGATGGGGGGACTTGTTCTGTAGGTGTTGAATCCACGGTCTTGGATTTGACCGGTGAAGTTCCTACCATTCTTCGTCCGGGAGGTATCACCAAGGAAGAGCTGGAAGAAGTATTGGGAGAAGTGGTGGTGGATCATCCTTCACCCAATCAGGCCCCTAAGGCTCCGGGGATGAAGTATCGCCATTATGCTCCGAAAGGAGATTTGACCCTCCTTATTGGGGAGAGGAAAAATATTATCCGCAAAATGAGCGACGAGATTCGCAAAGGACACTCCCGTTTAAAGAAAGTAGGCATCCTCTGTACCCTGGAGAGTGCACCGGACCTGCATAGCCAGCTTCCGGATCTGCTCTTTGTCTTAGGGTCAGAGAATGCTCCTGAAGAGGTGGCCGGGAATCTCTACGAAGGATTAAGGCTCTGTGATGAACAGGATATGGACATTATTCTGGCCGAAGGAGTCTCGGAAAAGGGTCTGGGCTTCGCGATCATGAATCGGTTGCAGAAGGCTTCCGGGCACAGGATTGTTCGGGTGTAA
- the glyA gene encoding serine hydroxymethyltransferase produces the protein MDYIKEWILPQDPEVAEAIAQEEGRQRNKIELIASENFVSRAVMAAQGSVLTNKYAEGYPGKRYYGGCEYVDIVEDLARERVKRLFGAEHANVQPHSGAQANTAVYFAMLKPGDTVLGMNLSHGGHLTHGSPVNISGVYYNFVAYGVDQSSERIDYDVVRKLALEHRPKMIVAGASAYPRQIDFARLREIADEAGSYFMVDMAHIAGLVAAGLHQSPVPYAHFVTTTTHKTLRGPRGGLILCKEEFAKAIDKAIFPGIQGGPLMHVIAAKAVAFGEALKPEFVEYQKRIVENAKVLAEALAEKGFRVVSGGTDNHLILVDVRPKGLTGKEAEHILDEVGITVNKNTIPYDPASPMVTSGIRIGTPAVTSRGMDAQAMERIAEAINIALSEPNEAGAAKARDIVTALCAEFPLYPNLD, from the coding sequence ATGGATTATATTAAGGAATGGATTCTCCCTCAGGATCCCGAAGTAGCGGAGGCTATCGCCCAGGAGGAAGGGAGACAACGCAATAAAATCGAGCTGATTGCATCAGAGAATTTTGTGAGTAGAGCCGTCATGGCAGCCCAGGGTTCCGTTCTAACGAATAAGTATGCGGAAGGGTATCCGGGAAAACGCTATTATGGCGGTTGTGAGTATGTGGATATTGTTGAGGATTTAGCCCGGGAGCGAGTGAAAAGGCTTTTTGGCGCAGAACATGCTAATGTCCAGCCCCATTCCGGCGCCCAAGCTAATACCGCCGTATATTTTGCCATGCTTAAACCTGGGGATACGGTTCTTGGTATGAATCTTTCCCATGGGGGGCATTTAACCCACGGCAGCCCCGTTAATATTTCCGGCGTGTATTATAACTTTGTTGCCTATGGCGTAGATCAGTCGTCAGAACGAATTGATTATGATGTGGTGCGCAAATTAGCCCTTGAGCATCGCCCTAAGATGATTGTAGCGGGAGCCAGTGCCTATCCCAGACAAATCGACTTTGCCCGCTTAAGAGAAATCGCCGATGAGGCAGGCTCTTATTTCATGGTAGACATGGCCCATATTGCGGGCTTAGTCGCAGCAGGACTTCATCAAAGCCCTGTTCCCTACGCTCATTTTGTCACCACCACCACACATAAAACTCTGCGGGGGCCTCGTGGGGGGCTGATTCTATGCAAAGAAGAATTTGCTAAAGCTATCGATAAAGCCATCTTCCCCGGCATTCAGGGCGGCCCCTTGATGCATGTAATTGCGGCAAAGGCCGTTGCTTTTGGTGAAGCGTTAAAACCGGAATTTGTGGAATATCAAAAACGGATTGTGGAGAATGCTAAAGTATTAGCAGAAGCTCTGGCTGAAAAAGGCTTCCGCGTCGTTTCTGGAGGCACGGACAATCATCTGATACTTGTGGATGTACGGCCTAAAGGCTTGACAGGGAAAGAAGCGGAGCATATTTTAGATGAGGTCGGTATTACGGTGAACAAGAACACTATTCCCTATGATCCGGCCAGCCCAATGGTAACCAGCGGCATCCGGATTGGCACCCCTGCTGTGACCAGCCGCGGCATGGATGCTCAGGCAATGGAAAGAATTGCCGAAGCCATCAACATTGCTTTGTCGGAACCCAATGAAGCAGGGGCGGCCAAAGCTCGGGATATTGTTACAGCACTCTGTGCAGAATTCCCTCTCTACCCAAATTTAGATTAG
- a CDS encoding manganese efflux pump MntP family protein — MNLAWILALSVALGADAFSLALAIGLVGVGKRMTLRLSLLVAVFHVFMPLGGLFLGQTLGIFLGHLARGIGSLVLLWLGGRMIFHVWRPEAEYIPLSEARPALNRKQLPTGVSLSGIGMYALAASVSLDALSVGFSLGTVDSRIGLTVLVMGTVAGIMMGSGLVLGRYVGSWLGKRAEVVGGFVLVIIGLRMLLG; from the coding sequence TTGAATCTTGCATGGATATTGGCTCTGTCCGTTGCTTTAGGGGCGGATGCCTTTTCTCTGGCCTTGGCTATCGGTCTCGTAGGAGTCGGAAAAAGGATGACCTTGAGGCTTTCTCTGTTGGTTGCTGTCTTTCATGTTTTTATGCCCTTAGGAGGGCTGTTTTTGGGACAGACCTTGGGAATATTTCTTGGCCATTTAGCCAGAGGGATCGGTTCCCTGGTTCTTCTATGGTTAGGGGGACGTATGATTTTCCATGTCTGGAGGCCGGAGGCGGAATATATCCCCCTTTCTGAAGCAAGACCGGCTCTTAATCGTAAACAATTGCCGACCGGGGTTTCCCTAAGTGGTATCGGTATGTATGCTTTGGCAGCCAGTGTGAGCTTGGACGCCCTTAGTGTAGGATTTTCTTTAGGGACAGTGGATAGCCGGATCGGGCTTACCGTTCTGGTCATGGGCACTGTGGCTGGAATTATGATGGGGAGCGGTTTGGTCCTCGGCCGTTATGTAGGTTCTTGGTTAGGAAAACGGGCTGAAGTCGTCGGAGGCTTTGTCCTTGTTATCATTGGATTAAGAATGTTACTGGGATAG
- the fsa gene encoding fructose-6-phosphate aldolase, whose protein sequence is MEFLLDSANPEEIRQAWDMGVIGGITTNPSLVAKEGRDFHQLLQELVQIVDGPISAEVIALDVAGMLQEARELAAMHPNIVIKIPMTEDGLKAVKVLNAEGIKTNVTLIFSAVQALLAARAGATYVSPFLGRLDDIGENGLLLLADICEIFGVHGLETKVIAASIRNPVHVTEAAKTGADYATVPFHVLCQLFKHPLTEAGIQKFLADWQKLK, encoded by the coding sequence ATGGAATTTTTATTGGACTCAGCCAACCCGGAGGAGATTAGGCAGGCATGGGACATGGGAGTCATCGGGGGGATAACCACCAATCCCAGTCTGGTAGCCAAAGAAGGAAGAGATTTTCACCAGCTTTTGCAGGAGCTCGTTCAAATTGTTGATGGCCCTATTAGTGCCGAAGTGATTGCTTTAGATGTGGCTGGGATGCTTCAAGAGGCTCGGGAGCTTGCCGCCATGCACCCCAATATCGTCATCAAAATTCCCATGACGGAAGATGGGCTCAAGGCGGTCAAAGTTCTAAACGCCGAGGGCATTAAAACCAATGTGACCTTAATCTTTTCAGCAGTTCAAGCCTTGCTTGCCGCTCGGGCGGGAGCGACCTATGTTAGCCCCTTCCTGGGCAGACTTGATGATATCGGTGAAAATGGACTTCTTTTATTGGCTGATATTTGTGAGATTTTTGGAGTCCATGGACTAGAGACGAAAGTCATCGCTGCCAGTATCCGTAATCCTGTTCATGTGACGGAAGCGGCCAAAACCGGTGCGGATTATGCCACTGTTCCCTTTCATGTTTTGTGCCAACTCTTTAAGCATCCCTTGACTGAGGCCGGCATTCAGAAGTTTTTAGCCGATTGGCAAAAGCTTAAATAG
- a CDS encoding low molecular weight protein arginine phosphatase → MRIVFICTGNTCRSPMAEGLAREILGPDIQVESAGLAAWEGEPASVQAVQVLKEKGIDLTSHQARLVRREMLATADWIVPMTGTHEMQLKEAFPEFAPKIKRLGSWVRERSHQDISDPWGGSVERYRRCAEDMAALLYEVKTSLEGQR, encoded by the coding sequence GTGCGAATTGTATTTATCTGTACTGGAAATACCTGCCGAAGCCCCATGGCTGAAGGTTTGGCGAGGGAGATTTTGGGACCGGATATTCAAGTGGAATCCGCAGGTTTAGCAGCTTGGGAGGGGGAGCCCGCCAGTGTTCAAGCGGTTCAAGTCTTAAAGGAAAAAGGCATCGATCTCACTTCCCATCAAGCACGCTTAGTGCGTAGAGAAATGCTGGCTACTGCGGATTGGATTGTCCCCATGACCGGTACCCATGAGATGCAGCTTAAGGAGGCTTTCCCTGAGTTCGCCCCAAAAATCAAAAGGTTGGGTAGCTGGGTAAGGGAAAGGAGCCATCAGGATATCTCAGATCCTTGGGGCGGAAGTGTTGAGCGGTATCGCCGGTGTGCTGAGGACATGGCGGCATTGCTTTATGAGGTCAAAACAAGCCTGGAGGGACAGCGATAA
- the prmC gene encoding peptide chain release factor N(5)-glutamine methyltransferase, whose translation MRIIDALLWGEQELNLAQVENPRWDADLLLGHILSLRREQLYLERDQALSSDQEAAYKRLISCRAEREPLQYILKHQEFMGLDFYVDERVLIPRADTEILVEKVLEIKKKWKHSADEAGGGAPPRIADLCTGSGALAISIAHYWPQAEVVGTDLSRSALDVAQFNGERLGVRIKWRQGDFLVPIRGDVWDLIVSNPPYVTQEEYSELAPEIAKEPSMAFLGGVDGLDFYRELAREARSLLKEKGMILVEIGWQQGDSVARLFQQQGFHTRIFQDLGGRDRVVFAR comes from the coding sequence ATGCGTATCATTGATGCTCTTTTATGGGGAGAGCAAGAATTAAACCTTGCCCAAGTGGAAAATCCGCGCTGGGATGCGGATCTCCTGCTTGGGCATATTCTCAGCTTAAGGCGGGAACAACTTTATTTGGAGAGAGACCAAGCTCTTAGTTCTGATCAGGAGGCCGCTTATAAACGGCTGATTAGCTGCAGGGCCGAACGGGAACCACTCCAGTATATTTTAAAGCACCAAGAATTTATGGGGCTTGATTTTTATGTAGATGAAAGAGTTCTTATTCCAAGGGCAGATACAGAGATCCTTGTGGAAAAGGTTCTGGAGATAAAAAAGAAATGGAAGCACTCGGCGGATGAGGCCGGTGGTGGAGCTCCCCCCCGCATTGCGGATCTCTGTACAGGAAGCGGAGCTTTAGCGATCAGCATTGCCCACTATTGGCCTCAAGCTGAGGTTGTAGGGACAGACTTATCCAGGAGTGCTCTGGACGTGGCGCAGTTCAATGGAGAGCGTCTGGGAGTGCGGATCAAATGGCGTCAAGGGGATTTCTTGGTACCCATTCGAGGAGATGTTTGGGATCTCATCGTAAGCAATCCACCCTATGTAACTCAAGAAGAATACAGCGAACTCGCCCCGGAAATAGCTAAAGAACCGAGTATGGCTTTTCTGGGGGGAGTAGACGGCTTAGATTTTTATCGGGAACTTGCCCGAGAAGCCCGTTCTTTACTTAAAGAAAAGGGTATGATCCTTGTCGAGATCGGTTGGCAGCAAGGAGATTCGGTAGCAAGACTTTTTCAGCAACAGGGTTTCCACACTCGGATCTTTCAGGATTTGGGGGGGAGAGATCGGGTAGTTTTCGCGAGGTGA
- the prfA gene encoding peptide chain release factor 1, with protein MQRKLIEIERRYDELTQLLSDPEVIANQAEWQKYAKTQAGMTDIVEAFRDYSEILKHLEETQSLLEEKLDPEFKEMAELELEELTEKRDELEEKMRILLLPKDPNDDKNVIMEIRAGAGGEEAALFAGDLYRMYTKYAEHQGWRTELLSASYTDIGGFKEIIFLIEGQGAYSKLKFESGVHRVQRVPTTESGGRIHTSTTTVAVLPEAEEVDVDINPNDLRIDIFCSSGPGGQSVNTTQSAVRITHVPTGTVVSCQDEKSQLKNKEKALRVLRARLLERAQEEAMGELASERRSQVGTGDRSERIRTYNFPQGRVTDHRIGLTLHRLDSILLGELDEVINALITTDQAERLKSEA; from the coding sequence ATGCAAAGAAAATTAATTGAAATTGAAAGGCGCTATGATGAGCTTACCCAGCTCTTAAGCGACCCCGAGGTCATTGCCAATCAGGCTGAATGGCAAAAGTATGCCAAAACTCAGGCAGGAATGACGGATATTGTGGAAGCCTTCCGTGACTATTCGGAGATCCTTAAACATCTTGAAGAGACACAAAGTCTTCTTGAGGAAAAATTAGACCCTGAGTTTAAGGAAATGGCCGAGCTGGAGCTCGAGGAACTAACTGAAAAGCGGGATGAGTTAGAAGAGAAAATGAGAATTCTGCTCTTACCCAAAGATCCTAATGATGACAAAAACGTCATTATGGAAATCCGCGCCGGCGCAGGTGGAGAAGAGGCGGCTCTTTTTGCCGGAGATCTTTATCGAATGTATACCAAATACGCGGAGCATCAAGGCTGGCGTACGGAGCTCCTCAGCGCCAGTTACACCGATATTGGGGGCTTTAAGGAGATTATCTTCCTTATTGAAGGACAAGGGGCTTATAGCAAACTGAAGTTCGAAAGCGGTGTCCACCGGGTGCAGCGGGTACCTACTACAGAATCCGGCGGTCGGATCCATACTTCCACCACCACGGTAGCGGTGCTTCCCGAGGCGGAAGAAGTGGATGTCGATATCAACCCCAACGATTTGCGGATTGATATTTTCTGCTCCAGCGGTCCCGGGGGACAGTCGGTCAATACCACCCAATCAGCGGTCCGCATCACCCACGTTCCCACAGGTACCGTTGTCTCTTGCCAAGACGAGAAATCCCAGCTGAAAAATAAAGAAAAAGCTCTACGGGTTTTGCGGGCTCGTCTATTGGAACGTGCCCAGGAAGAGGCTATGGGAGAATTGGCCAGTGAACGCCGCAGTCAGGTGGGAACCGGCGATCGCAGTGAGCGAATCCGCACCTATAACTTCCCTCAAGGTCGGGTGACAGATCATCGCATTGGCTTGACCCTTCATCGCTTAGATTCCATCTTGTTAGGAGAGCTGGATGAGGTGATTAATGCCTTAATCACTACGGATCAAGCTGAGCGTCTGAAATCGGAGGCATAA
- the rpmE gene encoding 50S ribosomal protein L31, whose translation MKEKTHPKYEQTTITCVCGEVIPTGSTKKDIKVEICSKCHPFYTGVQRFVDSGGRVDRFKKKYGM comes from the coding sequence ATGAAAGAAAAGACACACCCTAAATATGAACAAACCACTATCACTTGTGTATGTGGGGAAGTAATTCCTACCGGCAGCACTAAGAAAGATATTAAGGTGGAAATTTGTTCTAAATGCCATCCCTTCTATACCGGTGTTCAACGTTTTGTTGATAGTGGTGGACGAGTGGATCGCTTTAAGAAGAAATATGGCATGTAA
- the rpiB gene encoding ribose 5-phosphate isomerase B, with the protein MKIALGADHGGYELKNEIRAHLEDQGIEILDFGTNTKDSVDYPRYGFFVGDAINKGKADLGIVVCGTGLGISIAANKVPGIRAAVCTETYSARMAREHNNANVLALGGRVTGLGLALDIVDSFIKTPFAGGRHACRVELISSIEKGETL; encoded by the coding sequence TTGAAAATCGCGTTAGGAGCAGATCATGGCGGGTACGAACTTAAAAATGAGATTCGTGCCCATTTAGAAGACCAAGGGATCGAGATCTTGGATTTCGGTACAAACACTAAAGATTCCGTGGATTACCCCAGGTATGGTTTTTTTGTGGGTGATGCAATAAATAAAGGCAAAGCAGACTTAGGAATCGTGGTCTGTGGGACGGGCTTAGGAATCTCTATAGCTGCCAATAAAGTGCCGGGTATTCGTGCTGCAGTCTGCACTGAGACCTATTCGGCACGTATGGCGCGGGAACATAATAATGCCAATGTCTTGGCCCTCGGAGGCAGAGTCACCGGTTTAGGATTAGCCTTGGATATCGTGGATAGTTTCATTAAAACTCCTTTTGCCGGTGGACGGCATGCCTGTCGGGTCGAACTCATCAGTTCTATTGAAAAGGGAGAGACACTCTAA
- the glpX gene encoding class II fructose-bisphosphatase, with protein MERELTMEFARVTEAAALASARWVGRGDKEAADDAAVQAMRSVFDTIRMQGTVVIGEGEMDEAPMLYIGEKVGSGEAPELDVAVDPLEGTNSVAKGLAGAIAVVAIAKKGGLLHAPDMYMDKIAVGPQAKGRIHLDAPVKENLANVAQALGKSMDDLTVVILDRSRHDKIIHEVREAGARIRLITDGDVSPAVACAIEGTGVDVMMGIGGAPEGVLAAAALRCLGGEMQGRLWPENDEDILRAQKLGVHDINKLLTMDDLVCSDDVFFAATGITEGPLLKGVHFTSQGALTHTVVMRGKTGTVRFIEARHRFDKKPAYAMKGVQ; from the coding sequence ATGGAACGGGAACTCACCATGGAATTTGCCCGGGTTACTGAGGCGGCAGCATTGGCTTCGGCTCGTTGGGTTGGTCGTGGAGATAAAGAAGCCGCAGATGATGCTGCAGTACAAGCCATGCGCTCAGTGTTTGACACGATTCGTATGCAGGGGACGGTTGTCATCGGTGAAGGGGAAATGGATGAAGCTCCCATGCTCTACATCGGTGAAAAAGTAGGAAGCGGAGAAGCTCCGGAATTGGATGTAGCCGTCGATCCCTTGGAAGGAACGAATAGTGTAGCCAAAGGCTTAGCCGGAGCCATTGCTGTGGTCGCTATAGCCAAAAAAGGCGGCCTCTTACATGCTCCGGATATGTATATGGATAAAATTGCCGTCGGACCTCAAGCCAAAGGCAGAATACACTTGGATGCCCCGGTCAAAGAGAATTTAGCCAATGTGGCTCAGGCTCTGGGCAAGAGTATGGATGACCTTACCGTAGTTATCTTGGATCGCTCCCGTCATGATAAGATCATTCATGAGGTTCGGGAGGCGGGAGCCCGGATTCGCCTCATCACTGACGGAGATGTATCGCCGGCGGTGGCTTGTGCTATTGAGGGAACCGGAGTAGATGTCATGATGGGGATCGGCGGAGCTCCGGAAGGGGTACTGGCTGCGGCTGCTTTACGGTGTTTAGGCGGAGAAATGCAGGGAAGGCTTTGGCCGGAGAATGATGAGGATATCCTGCGGGCTCAGAAGTTAGGCGTTCATGATATCAATAAACTTTTAACGATGGATGATCTGGTCTGCTCTGATGATGTCTTTTTTGCAGCTACCGGTATCACAGAAGGCCCACTGCTTAAAGGTGTGCATTTTACTTCCCAAGGAGCCCTAACCCATACTGTGGTTATGCGTGGAAAAACGGGGACAGTCCGCTTTATTGAGGCACGGCATCGTTTTGACAAAAAGCCCGCTTATGCCATGAAGGGTGTCCAGTAG
- a CDS encoding class II fructose-1,6-bisphosphate aldolase codes for MSLVPMAQLLLDAQKGHYAVGAFNCNNMEIVQAIVSAAEAEKSPVIVQASQGAIKYAGIEYIATMTRLAAEKASVPVALHLDHGTSFAQIMSCVRNSFTSVMIDGSKLPLEENIGLTNKVIEAVRPLGVSVEAELGKIGGTEDDITVSEKEVLFTDPAEAERFVSETKVDALAIAIGTAHGQYKGVPKLDFQRLTEIRKRVNVPIVLHGSSGVPDEAIQKAISLGVCKVNIDTNIREAFVAAARKVMADYPQEIDPRKMLGPAREATVEIIREKIRLFGSSGKA; via the coding sequence ATGAGTTTGGTACCAATGGCTCAGCTTTTACTTGACGCCCAGAAAGGGCACTACGCAGTGGGAGCATTTAATTGCAATAATATGGAGATTGTTCAAGCCATTGTGAGTGCGGCAGAAGCAGAAAAATCCCCGGTTATCGTTCAGGCAAGCCAAGGAGCGATTAAATATGCGGGAATTGAATATATAGCTACCATGACCCGTTTGGCAGCTGAGAAAGCCAGCGTGCCTGTGGCCCTCCATCTTGATCATGGAACCAGTTTTGCTCAAATTATGAGTTGTGTAAGAAATTCCTTTACTTCCGTTATGATTGACGGATCGAAGCTTCCCTTGGAGGAGAATATAGGGTTGACCAATAAAGTCATCGAAGCAGTCCGTCCTCTCGGAGTCTCCGTAGAGGCAGAGCTGGGTAAGATCGGTGGAACGGAAGACGATATTACCGTCAGTGAGAAAGAAGTTCTCTTTACTGATCCCGCAGAGGCTGAGCGTTTTGTCAGTGAGACGAAAGTGGATGCCTTAGCCATTGCCATCGGTACTGCCCATGGTCAATATAAAGGAGTGCCTAAGCTTGATTTCCAACGCTTGACAGAGATCCGCAAGAGGGTTAATGTCCCCATCGTGCTTCACGGATCGTCAGGAGTGCCGGATGAAGCCATTCAAAAAGCTATTTCCCTGGGGGTATGTAAAGTCAATATTGATACAAACATCCGGGAGGCCTTCGTAGCCGCTGCCCGCAAAGTAATGGCTGATTATCCCCAGGAGATTGATCCCAGGAAAATGCTCGGACCGGCACGGGAAGCCACCGTCGAGATCATCCGGGAGAAGATCCGGCTCTTTGGGAGCAGTGGAAAAGCCTAA
- a CDS encoding response regulator, translated as MANILVVDDQMGVRRLLFEAFKEEGHLVKMAENGNEALRVLEDYKPDLIIMDMKMPEMNGIDTLKEIRTFNQDVQVIMMTAYGDAQNMERAQEQGVRHYISKPFDLFELRDVVRDLLK; from the coding sequence ATGGCTAATATTTTGGTTGTAGATGACCAAATGGGGGTGCGAAGGCTCCTCTTTGAAGCCTTTAAAGAGGAGGGCCATCTGGTAAAAATGGCGGAGAACGGTAATGAAGCCCTGCGTGTACTCGAAGATTACAAGCCGGACTTAATTATTATGGATATGAAAATGCCGGAAATGAATGGGATTGATACCCTCAAGGAGATTCGTACCTTTAACCAGGATGTCCAGGTCATCATGATGACTGCTTATGGGGATGCACAAAATATGGAGAGAGCACAAGAGCAAGGAGTAAGGCATTATATCAGCAAACCTTTCGACCTTTTTGAGCTGCGGGATGTGGTTCGCGATTTGCTCAAATAA